One window of Nitrospiria bacterium genomic DNA carries:
- a CDS encoding MlaD family protein, translated as MGKFTTEAKVGLAVILGIIFLTYMTFTIGNFKWGKPEGYEIKALLDSAAGLDIKSPVRIAGVEVGKVEQINLSDGKARVLIRIKPEIQIRRGAKAVLRAEGLLGEKYLEIIPGEEAEFLQDQDQMEQSAKAADLDKLIEQFSAIAEDIKMVTSTFREVLGNKPGKESLKDIVANIRELSKTLNLTLKENKEAFSKTMDNFEEFSSFVKEETPKLVESLNKVVARLEKGEGTLGKLLTEEGVYDNLEKSLENLKKITKRVEEGEGTIGKLFSDDKAYENLNTTLEGLGNAVQRFERFKTVIGFRHEYQFSEKKNKGYFSLKLQPSEDKFYLLEVTDDPRGRFRETTNVTTVGGVTTTITNLEVSNKIKFNLLFGKRFYGVDLRLGLMENTFGGGADYQLFDKRLRVSLDLWDVDSEDPQMPNPRLKTTLSYSFFKYVFIQGGWDNLMNPELSTPFGGLGITFDDEDLKYLISGVGVGSLAK; from the coding sequence GTGGGAAAATTCACCACGGAAGCAAAAGTTGGACTAGCGGTCATATTAGGCATCATCTTCCTCACCTACATGACCTTCACCATTGGTAATTTTAAATGGGGAAAACCCGAGGGGTATGAAATCAAGGCCTTATTGGATTCCGCCGCAGGATTGGATATTAAATCCCCCGTTAGGATTGCGGGTGTAGAAGTCGGAAAGGTAGAACAAATCAATCTTTCCGATGGAAAGGCCCGAGTCCTTATAAGAATAAAACCCGAAATACAAATCCGGCGCGGGGCAAAAGCGGTTCTCCGGGCTGAGGGGCTGTTAGGGGAGAAATATTTGGAGATTATCCCAGGGGAAGAAGCAGAATTCCTCCAAGACCAGGATCAAATGGAGCAGAGTGCAAAAGCAGCCGATTTAGACAAACTGATCGAACAATTCAGTGCTATTGCTGAGGATATCAAAATGGTAACCTCCACCTTCCGGGAAGTGCTCGGAAACAAACCGGGTAAAGAGTCACTCAAGGACATTGTGGCCAACATACGGGAATTAAGCAAAACCCTAAACCTCACACTCAAAGAAAACAAAGAGGCATTTTCAAAAACAATGGATAATTTTGAGGAGTTCTCCTCCTTTGTTAAGGAAGAAACCCCAAAACTGGTTGAAAGTCTCAACAAAGTGGTCGCGCGATTGGAGAAGGGAGAGGGAACCCTCGGGAAACTCCTTACGGAAGAAGGGGTATATGACAATCTTGAAAAAAGTTTAGAAAACCTTAAAAAAATCACCAAGCGAGTTGAGGAGGGGGAAGGCACCATTGGCAAACTATTTTCCGACGATAAGGCCTACGAAAACCTGAACACCACATTGGAAGGACTCGGAAATGCCGTCCAACGTTTCGAACGATTCAAAACCGTCATTGGATTCCGCCATGAATACCAGTTTTCAGAAAAAAAGAACAAAGGATATTTCTCACTTAAACTTCAACCCAGCGAGGATAAATTCTATCTTTTAGAAGTTACAGATGATCCCCGGGGAAGATTCAGGGAAACCACCAACGTGACCACTGTAGGTGGTGTGACAACCACAATCACCAATTTAGAAGTATCCAACAAAATTAAATTCAATCTTCTTTTCGGTAAAAGGTTTTATGGAGTAGACCTCAGGTTAGGGTTGATGGAAAATACATTTGGTGGGGGTGCGGATTATCAACTCTTTGATAAGCGATTACGGGTAAGTCTCGATCTTTGGGATGTAGACAGCGAGGATCCCCAAATGCCCAATCCCAGATTGAAAACAACCTTGAGCTATAGTTTTTTTAAATATGTGTTCATTCAAGGCGGGTGGGACAATCTGATGAACCCGGAATTAA
- a CDS encoding ABC transporter ATP-binding protein — protein sequence MIQVQEVYKSFNHKPVLQGANLDIREGETMVIIGGSGSGKSVLLKHIIGLLTPDKGKIIVEGEDVSRLDDKRLNTLRRKFGMLFQYAALFDSLMVWENVGFSLKQHGTLNDTEIKTIAKEKLAMVGLKDVENLMPSELSGGMKKRVGLARAIAAEPRILLYDEPTTGLDPIMADVINELIIKLKEQLKITSIAITHDMVSAYKIADRIAMLYLGKIEETGTPEEIRESKNPIVHQFVTGSAIGPITAN from the coding sequence ATGATCCAAGTTCAGGAGGTTTATAAATCCTTTAACCATAAACCTGTCCTTCAGGGTGCCAACCTGGACATCCGCGAAGGGGAAACCATGGTCATCATCGGGGGAAGTGGTTCGGGTAAAAGTGTACTTTTAAAACACATCATCGGCCTCCTCACCCCGGACAAAGGAAAAATAATAGTTGAAGGGGAAGATGTCTCCCGGTTGGACGATAAACGCCTTAACACCCTCCGAAGAAAATTTGGAATGCTTTTTCAATATGCCGCATTATTCGATTCCCTGATGGTTTGGGAAAACGTAGGATTTAGTCTCAAGCAGCACGGGACTCTGAACGATACCGAGATCAAAACCATTGCCAAGGAGAAACTCGCCATGGTGGGTTTAAAGGACGTTGAGAACTTAATGCCTTCAGAACTCTCGGGGGGAATGAAAAAACGGGTCGGTCTTGCCCGGGCCATTGCGGCAGAACCCCGAATTTTACTATATGACGAACCCACCACCGGGTTGGACCCAATCATGGCCGATGTCATCAATGAACTCATTATTAAACTCAAAGAGCAACTGAAAATCACCTCCATTGCCATTACCCATGATATGGTCAGTGCCTATAAAATTGCAGATCGGATCGCCATGCTCTATTTGGGAAAGATCGAGGAAACTGGAACTCCAGAGGAAATAAGGGAGAGCAAAAACCCAATTGTTCATCAATTTGTCACCGGAAGCGCAATTGGACCGATTACAGCAAACTAA
- a CDS encoding ABC transporter permease, with amino-acid sequence MHWLELLGAQTSFFFEEIGRISRLFWDSLRLSFIPPLNLRLIIKQMENIGVNSIPVVLITAISTGMVLALQSYNGFRRFNAESLVGTVVALSMTRELGPVLTGLIVAGRAGASMAAELGTMKVTEQVDALTTMAVNPIKYLIVPRVISAIIMLPVLTIFSDLIGITGGYFVSVQVLDVNPTIYLRRTTDFLELGDIYGGILKALVFGLIISTISCYKGFNTEGGAEGVGRATTGAVVISSMLILISDYFLTAILF; translated from the coding sequence ATGCACTGGCTTGAGCTCCTTGGAGCCCAAACCTCTTTTTTCTTTGAAGAAATCGGTCGAATCTCAAGACTTTTTTGGGATTCCCTCCGCCTAAGCTTTATCCCTCCTTTAAATTTACGTTTGATCATCAAGCAGATGGAGAATATCGGGGTAAATTCCATCCCGGTGGTTTTAATTACGGCCATCTCCACCGGAATGGTCTTGGCCCTTCAAAGTTACAATGGATTTAGGCGGTTTAACGCCGAGAGTTTGGTGGGAACTGTGGTGGCCCTCTCCATGACACGGGAACTGGGACCTGTTTTAACGGGCCTAATTGTTGCCGGACGGGCCGGGGCATCCATGGCCGCGGAATTAGGAACCATGAAAGTCACCGAACAGGTAGATGCCCTTACCACCATGGCCGTGAATCCAATCAAATACCTAATTGTTCCCAGAGTTATTTCTGCCATAATCATGCTTCCCGTTTTAACGATTTTTTCAGACCTTATCGGGATCACGGGAGGGTATTTTGTCTCCGTTCAGGTCTTGGATGTCAATCCCACCATCTACCTTCGGCGCACCACTGACTTCCTGGAATTGGGGGATATCTATGGAGGGATCCTCAAGGCCCTGGTGTTTGGGCTGATTATTTCTACCATTAGCTGTTACAAAGGGTTTAACACCGAAGGAGGGGCTGAGGGGGTGGGCCGAGCCACCACTGGCGCAGTCGTCATTTCCTCCATGCTGATATTAATCTCTGACTATTTCCTGACTGCCATTCTTTTTTAG
- a CDS encoding bifunctional nuclease family protein, which translates to MFTQMKVRGLMFDPYNNAYIVILRDEENVEVLPIWVGKSEANAISLALEGVFSPRPMTHDLIKNILDSLNAKVISIVVTDLKESTYFAKIHLMFNDSEFSIDSRPSDAIALALRADVPIFATEEVIKKHSSEDLDRWLDNLRPEDFGKYDA; encoded by the coding sequence ATGTTCACCCAAATGAAAGTCCGAGGTTTGATGTTTGATCCCTACAACAATGCTTATATTGTCATTTTAAGGGATGAGGAAAATGTAGAGGTTTTGCCCATTTGGGTAGGAAAATCAGAGGCAAATGCCATTAGTTTGGCCCTTGAAGGTGTTTTTTCACCCCGCCCTATGACCCATGATCTCATCAAAAATATCCTAGATTCCTTGAATGCCAAGGTGATCAGTATTGTTGTGACGGATCTAAAGGAAAGCACCTATTTTGCCAAAATTCACCTCATGTTTAATGATTCAGAATTTTCAATAGATTCAAGGCCTAGTGACGCAATTGCGCTTGCTTTAAGGGCGGATGTCCCCATATTTGCCACGGAGGAGGTGATTAAGAAACACAGTTCCGAAGACCTTGACCGTTGGCTTGACAACCTCCGGCCTGAGGATTTTGGAAAATACGATGCTTAG
- a CDS encoding bifunctional nuclease family protein: MEIKFKVSGVLSDKAEEQIVVLKDEKNQETFTFWVGPAEGDAIRFVLDRVNPSRPMSHDLLGNLLDQFSIKVSKVVIHDMKNATYFARIYLTNKVGGELVIDSRPSDAIALALRTHSPIFVDSEVLKKGNRDSIDGLLEKYNVNKLEG; the protein is encoded by the coding sequence ATGGAAATTAAATTTAAGGTTTCAGGGGTCCTTTCTGACAAAGCTGAAGAGCAAATTGTTGTTTTAAAGGATGAGAAAAATCAGGAAACGTTTACCTTTTGGGTGGGGCCCGCGGAAGGAGATGCCATCCGCTTTGTGTTGGACCGTGTAAACCCTTCCCGTCCGATGAGTCATGACCTGCTTGGCAATTTATTAGATCAGTTTTCAATTAAGGTCTCAAAGGTGGTTATCCACGATATGAAGAATGCCACTTACTTTGCTCGTATTTACTTGACCAATAAAGTAGGAGGAGAATTAGTCATTGATTCGAGGCCCAGTGATGCCATTGCCCTTGCCTTGCGAACCCATTCACCCATTTTTGTTGATTCCGAAGTGCTAAAAAAAGGGAACCGTGACAGCATTGATGGATTGCTTGAGAAGTATAATGTGAATAAGCTTGAGGGTTAA
- the thiC gene encoding phosphomethylpyrimidine synthase ThiC, whose product MKTFPDKKVEIHLTKKGNGENGLPKSELTITPFPASKKVYIQGQKPNVRVPMREIQLTPTRSSQGGALEENPPVLTYDTSGPYTDPQANIDIRKGLEPIRMEWIQGKGDVEVLSDISSEFGRQRAKDPSLDSIRFQKIRKPLRAKKGGNVTQMHYARKRMITPEMEFVAIRENQTREMIRDAYRSNGKGVAQHPGKSWGAQIPSVITPEFVRDEVARGRAIIPVNINHPESEPMIIGRNFLVKINANIGNSAVTSSIEEEVEKMIWATRWGSDTVMDLSTGKNIHETREWILRNSPVPIGTVPIYQALEKVNGDVEALSWEIFRDTLIEQAEQGVDYFTIHAGVLLRYIPLTAKRLTGIVSRGGSILAKWCLVHHQENFLYTHFDEICEIMKAYDVSFSLGDGLRPGSIADANDEAQFGELETLGELTQVAWKHEVQTMIEGPGHVPMHLVQVNMEKQLKECHEAPFYTLGPLTTDIAPGYDHITSGIGAAMIGWFGCAMLCYVTPKEHLGLPTREDVREGAITYKIAAHAADLAKGHPGAQARDNALSKARFEFRWEDQFNLSLDPERAKSFHDETLPAQGAKVAHFCSMCGPHFCSMKITEDVREYAEKKNLDDKAAIQEGMKEKAEEFKKVGLQIYQ is encoded by the coding sequence ATGAAAACCTTTCCAGATAAAAAGGTTGAAATTCATTTAACCAAAAAAGGCAATGGAGAAAACGGATTGCCAAAATCGGAATTAACCATTACCCCTTTTCCAGCGTCAAAAAAAGTCTATATTCAGGGCCAAAAACCCAATGTTCGAGTCCCCATGAGAGAAATCCAACTGACTCCAACCCGTTCCTCACAAGGAGGGGCTTTAGAAGAAAATCCTCCTGTTTTAACCTATGATACCTCGGGTCCATATACCGACCCTCAGGCCAACATCGATATTCGGAAAGGTTTAGAACCCATTCGGATGGAGTGGATCCAAGGGAAGGGTGATGTTGAGGTGCTTTCAGACATTTCGTCAGAATTTGGGCGCCAACGGGCAAAAGATCCCTCTTTGGATAGCATTCGTTTCCAAAAAATCCGTAAGCCCCTTCGCGCAAAAAAGGGGGGAAACGTAACCCAGATGCATTACGCCCGAAAGAGAATGATCACCCCGGAAATGGAGTTTGTTGCCATTCGGGAGAATCAAACCCGTGAGATGATCCGGGATGCCTACCGAAGTAATGGAAAAGGGGTTGCCCAACATCCTGGGAAATCTTGGGGGGCTCAAATTCCTTCGGTCATCACCCCAGAATTTGTTAGGGATGAGGTTGCTCGAGGCAGAGCCATTATTCCCGTAAATATCAATCATCCGGAAAGTGAGCCCATGATCATTGGGCGTAATTTTTTGGTGAAAATTAATGCCAATATAGGGAATTCTGCCGTGACCTCTTCCATTGAGGAAGAAGTGGAAAAGATGATTTGGGCTACCCGTTGGGGTTCGGATACGGTGATGGATTTATCCACCGGTAAAAATATCCATGAAACCCGGGAATGGATTTTACGCAATTCTCCTGTTCCGATTGGAACGGTACCCATCTACCAGGCCCTTGAAAAAGTGAATGGAGATGTAGAGGCGCTGTCTTGGGAGATTTTTAGGGACACACTGATTGAACAAGCAGAACAGGGAGTGGATTATTTTACCATCCACGCTGGGGTCTTGCTTCGATATATTCCCCTCACGGCCAAACGGCTAACAGGGATTGTGTCCAGGGGTGGATCCATTTTAGCTAAGTGGTGCCTGGTCCACCACCAGGAAAATTTTTTGTATACCCATTTTGATGAGATTTGTGAAATTATGAAGGCTTATGATGTTTCATTTAGCCTTGGTGACGGGCTCCGGCCTGGATCCATTGCAGATGCAAATGACGAGGCGCAGTTTGGAGAACTGGAAACCCTGGGTGAATTGACCCAGGTAGCTTGGAAGCATGAGGTTCAAACGATGATTGAAGGGCCCGGGCATGTTCCGATGCATCTGGTTCAAGTCAATATGGAAAAGCAGCTTAAGGAATGCCATGAGGCCCCTTTTTATACGTTGGGACCATTAACCACGGATATTGCTCCTGGCTATGACCACATTACATCGGGAATCGGCGCGGCCATGATTGGTTGGTTCGGGTGTGCCATGTTGTGTTATGTGACCCCAAAAGAACATTTGGGGTTGCCCACGCGAGAAGATGTACGAGAAGGGGCCATTACTTATAAAATTGCAGCTCATGCTGCGGATTTGGCAAAAGGCCATCCCGGCGCCCAAGCCCGGGATAATGCCCTTTCTAAAGCACGATTTGAATTCCGATGGGAGGACCAATTTAATCTTTCATTGGATCCTGAGCGGGCCAAGTCTTTCCACGATGAGACCCTTCCCGCGCAAGGTGCGAAGGTGGCCCATTTCTGTTCCATGTGCGGGCCCCATTTCTGTTCGATGAAGATCACTGAGGATGTTCGGGAATATGCTGAAAAAAAGAACCTAGATGATAAAGCGGCCATCCAAGAAGGGATGAAGGAAAAAGCCGAAGAGTTTAAAAAGGTCGGTCTGCAAATATATCAATAA
- a CDS encoding sulfide-dependent adenosine diphosphate thiazole synthase, protein MAEKNKRREIAGLRETDVTRQIAKSYFEQFDRLIESDVIVIGGGPSGLICARDLALSGFHVVLIEQMAHLGGGFWSGGYLMTKAAIAAPAQEILLKLGVDCQEKAKDLYIVEAPHACAKLIGAAYDAGVRVMNLTKVVDLVVRGKTPSVQGAVVNWWPVEAAGHDTVHVDPIALETKIVVDATGHDAVALQYLSKRGLFQEVPGNGAMWVAESEEQVMQKTGEVFPNLFVIGLAVAAVYGTPRMGPAFGSMLLSGRKGADLVKKKLLQK, encoded by the coding sequence ATGGCTGAAAAAAATAAAAGAAGAGAGATAGCGGGTTTGCGGGAAACTGATGTCACACGTCAAATCGCCAAAAGCTATTTTGAACAGTTCGACCGTTTGATCGAGAGTGATGTGATTGTTATTGGAGGGGGTCCCTCAGGGTTGATTTGTGCCCGGGATCTGGCCCTTTCCGGATTCCATGTGGTTCTGATTGAACAAATGGCTCACCTGGGCGGTGGCTTTTGGTCCGGAGGGTATCTAATGACCAAAGCAGCCATTGCCGCCCCCGCACAAGAAATCCTTTTAAAGTTAGGGGTGGATTGTCAGGAAAAGGCGAAAGACCTGTATATTGTAGAGGCACCCCATGCCTGTGCAAAATTAATCGGGGCGGCTTATGATGCCGGGGTTCGGGTGATGAACCTTACCAAGGTGGTTGATTTAGTGGTTCGGGGAAAAACCCCATCGGTTCAGGGGGCGGTGGTCAATTGGTGGCCGGTGGAAGCGGCTGGGCATGATACGGTTCATGTGGATCCGATTGCTTTAGAGACAAAGATAGTGGTTGATGCCACCGGTCATGATGCCGTTGCCCTTCAGTATTTATCAAAGCGTGGACTGTTTCAAGAGGTCCCTGGAAACGGAGCCATGTGGGTGGCGGAATCAGAAGAACAGGTGATGCAAAAAACCGGTGAAGTATTCCCCAATCTTTTTGTGATAGGCCTTGCGGTGGCTGCCGTTTATGGAACCCCCCGGATGGGTCCTGCATTCGGATCCATGCTTCTTTCCGGCCGAAAAGGTGCGGACCTGGTCAAAAAAAAGCTCCTTCAAAAGTAA
- a CDS encoding class I SAM-dependent methyltransferase: MIEPVRPFCPLCFCEQIFPLSPIDLKIYFRCEVCGLTFLSPEFYLTPEAQRSRYETHQNSPFDSRYREFLSRMTDFLIPKLLPGWVGLDYGCGPGPTLSVMLEEKGFQMKIYDPYFFPQTDVLTGIYNFITCTETVEHFFRPGDELGRLNQLLRKGGWLGIMTEFLTPDQPFHSWWYRLDPTHICFWSRETMVWIAHRFGWNVEFPRKSVALFQKGV; the protein is encoded by the coding sequence ATGATTGAACCGGTTAGGCCGTTTTGTCCCCTCTGTTTTTGTGAGCAGATCTTTCCCCTTTCCCCCATTGATTTAAAAATCTACTTTCGATGTGAGGTCTGTGGACTTACCTTTTTATCTCCAGAGTTTTATCTGACCCCGGAAGCACAGAGATCCCGTTATGAAACCCATCAAAACAGTCCTTTCGATTCTCGATACCGGGAGTTTCTCAGTCGAATGACTGATTTCTTGATTCCCAAGCTGTTACCCGGGTGGGTAGGGCTTGATTATGGTTGTGGGCCAGGGCCTACCCTTTCGGTTATGTTGGAAGAAAAGGGATTCCAAATGAAAATTTATGACCCCTATTTTTTCCCCCAGACCGATGTATTGACTGGGATCTATAATTTTATTACCTGCACGGAGACAGTGGAGCATTTCTTCCGGCCTGGAGATGAATTGGGCCGTTTGAACCAGCTTCTGCGAAAAGGGGGTTGGCTGGGAATAATGACCGAATTTTTAACCCCCGATCAACCTTTTCATTCATGGTGGTACCGCTTGGACCCCACCCACATTTGCTTTTGGAGTCGAGAAACAATGGTTTGGATTGCCCATCGGTTTGGATGGAACGTGGAATTTCCCAGAAAATCAGTTGCCTTGTTTCAAAAAGGGGTGTGA
- a CDS encoding DUF1015 family protein, producing the protein MPVIRPFPGLRPKPEYTSQVIAPPYDVVTSKEARFLASSKPWSFLHISRPEIDLPPTTDPYSPEVYAKAKENFQRQIDQGILQKDAGAYYYLYRLIMGSHSQTGLVAVSSVAAYEKNLIRKHEFTRPDKEDDRVRQIDSLNAQTGPVFLTYKHSHAIDGLIEMETQGIPMVDVTGENGVRHLLWIVKDRSTIENLNRAFDHVAFLYIADGHHRSAAAGRVASLRRKRNPNHTGEEAYNFFLSVIFPDNQMKILDYNRVVKDLYGLTPNVFLKKIREGFSIQPETVPVKPAQSKEFGMYLPGQWYRLVIKPGKIKMGDPVKRLDVSVLADHLISPILRVSDPRRDKRIDFVGGIRGLQELQRRVDSGEMAVAFSLFPTTLSDLMAVADAGEVMPPKSTWFEPKLADGMVSHLLE; encoded by the coding sequence ATGCCTGTCATTCGACCCTTCCCGGGTTTACGACCTAAACCAGAGTATACAAGCCAAGTGATTGCACCTCCCTATGATGTGGTGACCTCCAAAGAAGCCCGTTTTCTTGCTTCCAGTAAGCCGTGGAGTTTTCTTCATATTTCACGGCCGGAAATCGATCTTCCCCCAACAACGGATCCTTATTCTCCTGAGGTATATGCGAAAGCCAAAGAAAATTTTCAAAGGCAAATAGATCAGGGGATACTTCAAAAAGATGCAGGGGCCTATTATTACCTTTATCGGCTGATCATGGGATCCCATTCTCAAACCGGACTGGTTGCGGTTTCCTCGGTTGCAGCCTATGAAAAAAACTTGATTCGTAAACATGAATTTACCCGTCCCGATAAGGAAGATGACCGCGTTCGACAGATCGATAGCCTCAATGCACAGACAGGCCCGGTGTTTTTAACCTATAAACATTCCCATGCCATTGATGGTTTAATCGAGATGGAGACCCAGGGAATCCCCATGGTGGATGTTACGGGGGAGAATGGGGTTCGCCATCTCTTGTGGATCGTGAAGGATCGGTCTACCATTGAGAATTTGAATCGGGCTTTCGATCATGTGGCCTTTTTGTATATAGCCGATGGGCATCACCGTTCCGCAGCGGCGGGCCGGGTGGCCTCCCTGCGGCGAAAAAGAAATCCAAATCACACAGGTGAGGAGGCCTATAATTTTTTTCTTTCCGTTATTTTTCCGGACAATCAAATGAAGATTCTGGATTATAATCGGGTGGTGAAAGATTTATATGGTTTGACCCCAAATGTTTTTTTAAAAAAAATAAGAGAGGGTTTTTCTATTCAACCGGAAACCGTTCCGGTTAAACCCGCACAGTCCAAGGAATTTGGGATGTATCTTCCTGGGCAATGGTATCGCTTGGTGATTAAACCCGGAAAAATTAAAATGGGTGATCCTGTCAAACGGTTGGATGTGAGTGTGCTGGCCGACCATTTAATTTCTCCCATTTTAAGGGTATCGGATCCCCGAAGGGATAAACGGATTGATTTTGTGGGAGGAATTAGAGGCCTTCAAGAATTGCAGCGCCGTGTAGACAGCGGTGAAATGGCTGTGGCGTTTTCACTGTTTCCTACTACCCTGTCAGATCTCATGGCCGTGGCGGATGCGGGGGAGGTCATGCCTCCCAAATCAACTTGGTTTGAGCCTAAACTGGCGGATGGAATGGTTTCCCACCTTTTGGAATAA
- a CDS encoding anthranilate phosphoribosyltransferase, with product MPIQKNSSPEERIADYLKRIATGPELSKDLTLEEALDGMTLILEGLVSNVQAAVFLIALRMKRETDEENRGILKALRQATRASTAPIPELVELADPYDGFNRHMPASPFLPPILAACGVPTVSHGCHQMGPKFGITHHQILSAAGAKIDLTSRQAASRIADPQIGWAYIDQKMFCPPLHRLVELRRLIVKRPCLSTLEKLCGPIRAQQTNHLVIGYVHQDYKRLLPLMARFAGYDSALVIRGVEGGIVPPLNSPAVGTFYNKEEETQEFKWDPKEVEIDSNIRSVPFSQHQGSVSENEDERTTRSENWSEACAIQGLEALDGKAGPTRDSWVYTGAILLHSLQRVNNLKEAGNAVRKAIDSMEAKKRFEKGCT from the coding sequence ATGCCCATTCAAAAAAACTCCTCTCCTGAAGAACGGATCGCCGATTATCTCAAGCGTATTGCCACAGGGCCCGAACTCAGCAAAGATTTGACCCTGGAGGAAGCCCTAGATGGCATGACGTTAATATTGGAAGGGCTTGTTTCTAACGTACAAGCAGCGGTTTTTCTCATCGCTTTGAGGATGAAGAGAGAAACGGATGAGGAAAATCGAGGGATTTTAAAAGCTTTACGGCAGGCCACTCGGGCCTCCACTGCACCCATTCCGGAACTGGTTGAGCTAGCCGATCCCTATGACGGTTTTAACCGCCATATGCCCGCTTCCCCGTTCCTTCCGCCCATCCTTGCGGCTTGCGGAGTTCCTACCGTCTCCCACGGGTGTCATCAGATGGGACCTAAATTTGGAATCACCCATCACCAAATTTTATCTGCGGCGGGGGCAAAAATTGATCTCACATCGCGCCAAGCGGCCTCCCGCATTGCCGACCCTCAAATTGGATGGGCTTATATCGATCAAAAAATGTTTTGTCCCCCCCTGCACCGTCTGGTCGAACTTCGCCGATTAATTGTTAAGCGTCCTTGTCTATCTACTTTAGAAAAGCTATGCGGCCCGATCCGGGCACAACAAACCAACCACCTGGTGATTGGATACGTCCACCAGGACTACAAACGCCTCTTACCCCTAATGGCCCGCTTTGCAGGATACGATTCCGCCCTGGTGATCCGGGGAGTGGAGGGAGGAATTGTTCCACCATTAAATTCTCCGGCAGTGGGAACATTTTACAACAAGGAAGAAGAGACGCAGGAATTCAAATGGGATCCCAAGGAAGTTGAGATTGATTCGAATATTCGATCTGTTCCCTTTTCCCAACACCAAGGTTCTGTTTCTGAGAATGAAGATGAGAGGACGACCCGTTCAGAGAACTGGAGTGAAGCCTGCGCCATACAGGGGTTAGAAGCATTGGACGGAAAAGCGGGCCCCACCCGGGACAGTTGGGTATATACCGGAGCCATTTTGCTTCACAGCCTACAGCGGGTAAATAACTTAAAAGAAGCAGGGAATGCCGTCCGAAAAGCCATTGATTCCATGGAAGCCAAAAAACGATTTGAAAAAGGGTGTACTTAA